The Neurospora crassa OR74A linkage group IV, whole genome shotgun sequence genome has a segment encoding these proteins:
- the pex7 gene encoding peroxisome biogenesis factor 7, with protein sequence MASMLEFRTPGYNPYAVKYSPYYDSRLAVATAANYGIVGNGRLFCLGLSAAGVQCEKTFETNDAQYDLAWSELNENQLIVACGDGSIKLFDLGVENFPVMNFHEHKRETFSVCWNPVTKDSFISSSWDGTVKVWSPTRNASLKTLPIGCCTYSTSYCPSNAALVSAVSADSSLRIFDLRTPVSAKYHLTNVIPVHAPATGGSGYSRLADGSIYSGTVPNEVLTHDWNKYNDTVIATAGVDRVIRTFDIRNPAGGPLALMTGHEYAVRRVAWSPHASDILVSASYDMSVRVWTDGSTMPQHVQPPVPSGRQPDTVRAGTQLGLMNRHTEFVTGVDWCLFGAGGWCASAGWDERVLLWDAASLLRG encoded by the exons ATGGCGTCCATGCTGGAATTTCGTACCCCGGGCTACAATCCTTACGCCGTCAAGTACTCCCCATACTACGACTCACGCCTTGCTGTCGCCACTGCCGCCAACTATGGCATCGTCGGCAACGGTCGCCTCTTCTGCCTGGGCCTGAGCGCAGCCGGCGTCCAGTGCGAAAAGACCTTTGAGACAAACGATGCCCAATACGATCTTGCCTGGTCGGAGCTCAACGAGAATCAGCTCATTGTCGCTTGCGGCGATGGCTCCATCAAGCTCTTCGACCTGGGGGTGGAGAACTTCCCTGTCATGAACTTTCACGAACACAAGCGGGAAACGTTTTCGGTTTGCTGGAATCCCGTCACCAAGGACAGCTTCATCTCGAGTTCCTGGGATGGCACCGTCAAAGTT TGGTCTCCCACGCGCAACGCCTCCCTCAAGACCCTCCCCATTGGTTGCTGCACCTACAGCACCTCCTACTGCCCCTCGAACGCCGCCCTCGTCTCCGCCGTCTCCGCCGACTCTTCCCTGCGCATCTTCGACCTACGCACGCCCGTATCGGCCAAGTACCACCTGACCAACGTGATCCCCGTGCACGCGCCGGCCACGGGCGGGTCAGGTTACTCGCGCCTTGCCGACGGCTCCATCTACTCGGGCACGGTGCCGAACGAAGTCCTGACGCACGACTGGAACAAATATAACGACACGGTGATCGCCACGGCGGGCGTCGATCGCGTCATACGCACGTTTGATATCCGCAACCCGGCCGGCGGTCCCCTGGCGCTCATGACAGGCCACGAGTACGCGGTCCGCCGCGTTGCATGGAGCCCGCACGCCAGCGACATCTTGGTGAGCGCCAGCTACGACATGAGCGTGCGCGTGTGGACGGACGGATCCACTATGCCGCAGCACGTTCAGCCACCGGTACCGAGCGGGCGCCAGCCTGACACTGTCCGTGCGGGAACTCAGTTGGGCCTTATGAACAGGCATACTGAGTTTGTTACGGGCGTGGATTGGTGTTTGTTCGGTGCAGGCGGTTGGTGCGCGTCGGCCGGCTGGGACGAGAGAGTGCTACTCTGGGATGCTGCGTCCCTGTTGCGTGGATGA